From a single Micromonospora sp. WMMD1102 genomic region:
- a CDS encoding ScpA family protein has protein sequence MSSPPTFPAAPEPRPARSADKQPAEAGPTGAPVPAETPPGGVDGPSGEGGEPSGGSDAGPGEGDAEAASGFTVRLANFTGPFDLLLQLIGKHKLDVTEVALHRVTDEFIAYIRAMGDEWDLDEASEFLVVAATLLDLKAARLLPAAQVEDEEDLALLEARDLLFARLLQYKAFKEAAGHILELEAVGSRRYPRAVALEPRYAEALPDLVLGIGPDRLAALAVRAMTPKKAPVVSIDHVHMVRVSVREHAALLRDRLRQAGIASFEVLCADCESTLEVVARFLALLELYREGLVGFAQLEALGELTVRWTGPADGDAELDIDEYAGALAPPERPAADPADPAAAPETAPVPAGVVAPVVAPAGQAAGSGGTGPAGVAAGDETQEEAE, from the coding sequence GTGAGTTCCCCGCCCACCTTCCCGGCCGCGCCGGAGCCGCGGCCAGCCCGCTCCGCCGACAAGCAGCCGGCCGAGGCCGGGCCGACCGGTGCTCCGGTGCCCGCCGAGACACCGCCGGGCGGGGTCGACGGGCCGTCTGGCGAGGGCGGTGAGCCGTCGGGCGGGAGCGACGCGGGGCCGGGCGAGGGCGACGCGGAGGCGGCCAGCGGCTTCACCGTACGGCTGGCGAACTTCACCGGTCCGTTCGACCTGCTGTTGCAGCTCATCGGCAAGCACAAGCTCGACGTGACCGAGGTCGCCCTGCACCGGGTCACCGACGAGTTCATCGCGTACATCCGGGCGATGGGGGACGAGTGGGACCTGGACGAGGCGAGCGAGTTCCTGGTGGTCGCGGCGACCCTGCTGGATCTCAAGGCCGCCCGGCTGCTGCCGGCCGCCCAGGTGGAGGACGAGGAGGACCTGGCCCTGCTGGAGGCCAGGGACCTGCTCTTCGCCCGGCTGTTGCAGTACAAGGCGTTCAAGGAGGCGGCCGGGCACATCCTCGAACTGGAGGCGGTCGGCTCCCGCCGCTATCCCCGGGCCGTCGCCCTGGAACCGAGGTACGCCGAGGCGCTGCCGGATCTGGTGCTCGGGATCGGGCCGGACCGGCTCGCCGCGCTGGCGGTCCGGGCGATGACCCCGAAGAAGGCCCCGGTGGTCTCCATCGACCACGTGCACATGGTCCGGGTGAGTGTCCGGGAACACGCCGCGCTGCTCCGCGACCGGCTCCGGCAGGCCGGAATCGCCAGCTTCGAGGTGCTCTGCGCCGACTGCGAGTCGACCCTCGAGGTGGTGGCTCGGTTCCTGGCCCTGCTGGAGCTGTACCGGGAGGGGCTGGTCGGCTTCGCCCAGCTGGAGGCGCTCGGCGAGCTCACCGTACGGTGGACCGGTCCCGCCGACGGCGACGCCGAACTCGACATCGACGAGTACGCCGGTGCGCTGGCGCCACCGGAGCGCCCGGCCGCTGACCCGGCCGACCCGGCGGCAGCTCCGGAGACAGCGCCGGTACCGGCGGGGGTGGTGGCTCCGGTGGTGGC
- a CDS encoding AAA family ATPase produces MAGNADRAEAWTSSLREQQSALDLGAELGPADPAAYTIRKPIPEPMPTDQHGPARIIAMANQKGGVGKTTTTINLGAALAEYGRRVLLVDFDPQGALSVGLGVNPHNLDLSVYNLLMQDDVTAEDVLIKTDVAGLHLLPANIDLSAAEIQLVNEVAREMALARVLKSIRKEYDYVLIDCQPSLGLLAINALTVADGVLIPLECEFFSLRGVALLLDTIDKVRERLNFDLELEGILATMYDSRTTHCRQVLQRVVEAFGDKVYQTVITKTVKFPESTVAGAPITTLDPASSGARNYRQLAREVIAAQAER; encoded by the coding sequence ATGGCTGGAAACGCTGACCGTGCCGAGGCGTGGACCTCAAGCCTGCGCGAGCAGCAGTCCGCCCTGGACCTCGGCGCCGAGCTGGGTCCGGCCGACCCGGCCGCGTACACGATCCGTAAGCCGATCCCGGAACCGATGCCGACCGACCAGCACGGGCCGGCCCGGATCATCGCGATGGCCAACCAGAAGGGCGGGGTGGGCAAGACCACCACGACCATCAACCTCGGCGCCGCACTGGCCGAGTACGGCCGCCGCGTGCTGCTGGTCGACTTCGACCCGCAGGGGGCGCTCTCGGTCGGGCTGGGCGTCAACCCGCACAATCTCGACCTCTCCGTCTACAACCTGCTGATGCAGGACGACGTCACCGCCGAGGACGTGCTGATCAAGACGGACGTGGCCGGACTGCACCTGCTGCCGGCGAACATCGACCTCTCGGCCGCCGAGATCCAGCTGGTCAACGAGGTCGCCCGGGAGATGGCGCTGGCCCGGGTGCTGAAGTCGATCCGCAAGGAGTACGACTACGTCCTGATCGACTGCCAGCCCTCGCTGGGGCTGCTCGCGATCAACGCCCTCACCGTGGCGGACGGCGTGCTCATCCCGCTGGAGTGCGAGTTCTTCAGCCTGCGCGGGGTCGCCCTGCTGCTGGACACCATCGACAAGGTGCGCGAACGGCTCAATTTCGACCTCGAGCTGGAGGGCATCCTCGCCACCATGTACGACAGCCGCACCACGCACTGTCGTCAGGTGCTGCAACGGGTGGTGGAGGCGTTCGGCGACAAGGTCTACCAGACCGTGATCACCAAGACGGTCAAGTTCCCCGAGTCCACCGTCGCCGGGGCCCCGATCACCACGCTCGACCCGGCCTCCTCCGGGGCCCGCAACTACCGTCAGCTCGCCCGAGAGGTGATCGCCGCGCAGGCCGAGCGGTAG
- a CDS encoding site-specific tyrosine recombinase XerD has translation MSRPAAAGDGPEPSPALRRAVRGYLDHLTVERGLSANTLSSYRRDLERYLATLAGSGVEELAAVGPAEIAAHVARLRAGADGHPPLAAASAARAASAVRGLHRFAVREGLVGQDASRDVRPPAPPRRLPRALDVTEVVRLLDGAGAVDATGPGAELALRDRALLEFLYSTGARISEAVGAAVDDLDLTDGSVLLHGKGGRSRLVPVGGYAAEAVRAYLVRSRPTLAAAGRGGPAVFLNARGGPLSRQSAWTILRRAAGRAGLPVQGPRAVSPHTLRHSYATHLLDGGADVRVVQELLGHASVTTTQVYTLVTVDRLREVYATAHPRARG, from the coding sequence ATGAGCCGTCCCGCAGCGGCCGGTGACGGGCCCGAACCGTCGCCGGCGCTGCGGCGCGCCGTACGCGGCTACCTCGACCACCTGACCGTCGAGCGTGGACTGTCGGCGAACACGCTGAGTTCGTACCGCCGGGATCTGGAACGGTATCTGGCGACGCTAGCCGGCAGCGGCGTCGAGGAGCTGGCGGCGGTCGGGCCGGCCGAGATCGCCGCGCACGTGGCCCGGCTGCGGGCCGGCGCGGACGGGCACCCGCCGCTGGCGGCGGCGTCGGCGGCCCGGGCCGCCAGCGCGGTCCGCGGGTTGCACCGGTTCGCGGTCCGGGAGGGCCTGGTCGGCCAGGACGCGAGCCGGGACGTACGCCCGCCGGCCCCGCCCCGGCGGCTGCCCCGGGCGCTGGACGTCACCGAGGTGGTCCGGCTGCTGGACGGCGCCGGAGCGGTCGACGCGACCGGCCCCGGTGCCGAGCTGGCACTGCGCGACCGGGCCCTGCTGGAGTTCCTCTACAGCACCGGCGCGCGGATCTCCGAGGCGGTCGGGGCGGCCGTCGACGACCTCGACTTGACCGACGGCTCGGTGCTGCTGCACGGCAAGGGCGGCCGGAGCCGACTCGTGCCGGTCGGCGGGTACGCCGCCGAGGCGGTGCGGGCCTACCTGGTCCGGTCCCGGCCGACGCTGGCCGCCGCCGGCCGGGGCGGGCCGGCGGTCTTCCTCAACGCCCGGGGCGGTCCACTGTCCAGGCAGAGCGCCTGGACGATCCTGCGCCGGGCCGCCGGACGGGCCGGACTGCCGGTGCAGGGGCCCCGGGCGGTCTCCCCGCACACCCTGCGGCACTCGTACGCCACCCACCTGCTGGACGGCGGTGCCGACGTACGGGTGGTGCAGGAACTGCTCGGGCACGCCTCGGTGACCACCACCCAGGTGTACACGTTGGTCACCGTGGACCGGCTCCGCGAGGTGTACGCCACCGCGCATCCACGAGCCCGCGGCTGA